From Podospora bellae-mahoneyi strain CBS 112042 chromosome 3, whole genome shotgun sequence, the proteins below share one genomic window:
- the rec14 gene encoding Ski complex subunit Rec14 (EggNog:ENOG503NWRU; COG:S), translating into MAVDLSRDGRLTASGHENGGVYVFNNDAGRMVYSLSGLAKPVRTVAFSPGCKRLAAAGNAGIIALYDMEHGEHVANLSAPGNRPSWITSLDWNDTGDYLLSGQLDGKVKVWDVARGACVATHSETDKALWCVRWLPPTERALGPGMGKGDRFCAAGASRSLSFYREATGI; encoded by the exons ATGGCGGTGGATTTGAGTagggatgggaggttgaCGGCGTCGGGGCATGAGAATGGGGGGGTGTATGTCTTTAATAATGatgcggggaggatggtttATTCGCTTTCTG GTCTCGCCAAACCGGTACGAACCGTAGCCTTCTCACCTGGCTGCAAGAGGCTGGCTGCTGCCGGCAACGCCGGTATCATCGCTCTCTATGACATGGAGCATGGAGAGCACGTCGCGAACTTGAGCGCGCCGGGTAACAGGCCATCGTGGATCACATCACTCGACTGGAACGATACGGGAGACTACCTCCTCAGTGGGCAGCTGGatggcaaggtcaaggtctGGGATGTTGCAAGGGGGGCTTGTGTGGCTACGCACAGCGAGACGGACAAGGCTTTGTGGTGTGTACGCTGGTTGCCACCGACCGAACGTGCGCTTGGGCCTGGGATGGGTAAAGGAGATAGGTTTTGCGCGGCGGGTGCTAGTCGGAGTTTGAGTTTCTATCGGGAGGCTACGGGTATTTAA
- a CDS encoding hypothetical protein (COG:J; EggNog:ENOG503P7F9), with translation MAMAAPTMRMASSASFLPRLLPPTVFSASRAQVLVRQLSLPLFPNLNIAIPVGISLGLPSLPEVLEGIWEGILKAVPKKKTSHMKKRHRQMAGKAIKDVTALCVCPACGGMKRMHYVCPTCASRLRGFLHQEAKAKEEAQAEEEVKAKTK, from the exons ATGGCAATGGCGGCACCAACAATGAGGAtggcttcctcggcctctttcctccccagactcctcccaccaacagTCTTCTCGGCATCAAGGGCCCAGGTTCTTGTACGACAGCTCTCGCTCCCCCTGtttcccaacctcaacatcgCCATCCCAGTAGGCATCTCGCTCGGTCTTCCATCATTACCAGAAGTCTTGGAGGGGATTTGGGAGGGTATTCTCAAGGCTGtaccaaagaagaagacatcGCACATGAAGAAGAGACACAGACAAATGGCCGGCAAGGCTATCAAGGACGTAACGGCACTTTGCGTCTGCCCGGCGTGTGGTGGGATGAAGCGTATGCATTATGTCTGCCCTACCTGCGCATCAA GACTCAGAGGATTCCTGCAccaggaggccaaggccaaggaggaggctcaagcggaggaagaggtcaAGGCTAAGACCAAATAA
- the CDC10 gene encoding cell division control protein (COG:D; COG:T; COG:Z; EggNog:ENOG503NUHB) codes for MAAMPAATIYPQSHVGFDSITSQIERKLLKRGFQFNVICVGQTGLGKSTLINTIFASHLIESKGRLLPDETIRSTTEIQSVSHIIEENGVRLRLNIVDTPGYGDLINNDRCWDPIVKYIKDQHSAYLRKELTAQRERYIQDTRIHCCLFFIQPSGHSLKPIDIVVLKKLSDVVNVVPVIAKSDSLTLEERMAFKERIKEEFAFHNLKMYPYDNEEFDDEERAVNSQIKSLIPFAVVGSEKSIIVNNKQVRGRQNRWGVINVEDETHCEFVYLRNFLLRTHLQDLIETTSQIHYETFRAKQLLALKDPSAQGHGSRPISPAADREMSRSSQRMTMNGY; via the exons ATGGCCGCCATgcctgctgccaccatctACCCCCAGAGCCACGTCGGTTTCGACAGCATCACGTCCCAGATCGAGCGCAAGTTGCTCAAGCGTGGCTTCCAGTTCAACGTCATCTGCGTCG GCCAGACGGGTCTCGGCAAGTCGACCTtgatcaacaccatcttcgcCTCGCACCTCATCGAGTCCAAGGGCAGGTTGCTCCCTGACGAGACCATTcgctccaccaccgagaTCCAGTCCGTTTCGCACATCATCGAGGAGAACGGCGTCCGCCTCAGACTTAACATTGTCGATACCCCCGGCTATGGcgacctcatcaacaacgacagGTGCTGGGATCCTATCGTCAAGTACATCAAGGACCAGCATTCGGCCTACCTCCGCAAGGAGCTCACTGCCCAGCGTGAGCGCTACATTCAGGACACGCGCATCCACTGCTGCTTGTTCTTCATCCAGCCATCGGGTCACTCCCTTAAGCCCATCGATATTGTCGTGCTCAAGAAGCTCTCTGATGTTGTCAACGTCGTTCCCGTCATCGCCAAGTCCGATTCCCTGACTTTGGAGGAGCGCATGGCTTTCAAGGAGCGCatcaaggaggagtttgctttccacaacctcaagatGTACCCCTATGACAACGAGGAatttgacgacgaggagcgTGCTGTCAACAGCCAGATTAAG AGCTTGATTCCTTTCGCCGTCGTCGGTTCCGAGAAGTCAatcatcgtcaacaacaagcaagtCCGCGGCCGCCAGAACCGGTGGGGAGTGATCAACGTTGAGGACGAGACCCACTGCGAGTTTGTTTACCTCCGAAatttcctcctccgcacCCACCTCCAGGACCTCATCGAGACGACATCTCAAATTCACTACGAGACCTTCCGCGCCAAGCAGCTCTTGGCCCTCAAGGACCCCAGCGCCCAGGGCCACGGCAGCAGACCCATCAGCCCGGCTGCTGACCGCGAGATGAGCCGCAGCTCGCAAAGAATGACCATGAACGGCTACTAA